A single region of the Chelmon rostratus isolate fCheRos1 chromosome 5, fCheRos1.pri, whole genome shotgun sequence genome encodes:
- the clip1a gene encoding CAP-Gly domain-containing linker protein 1 isoform X2 produces the protein MSTAKPSGIKVPSKIAKPHGTTAPKTNPSIAGAKAAAADKSAASASGGDGQSAGESFQIGERVWVNGNKPGYIQFLGETQFAPGQWAGIVLDEPIGKNDGSVAGVRYFQCEPLRGIFTRPSKLSRTEGEANGTQTAPPSRAASPTPSVGSVASHTPTTKSTLPSTTTATKKASSTTPATPSSNLARTNSESVSNLSETGSVKKGERELKMGDRVLVGGTKAGVVRFLGETDFAKGEWCGVELDEPLGKNDGAVAGTRYFQCQPKYGLFAPVHKVTRIGFPSTTPAKAKTTVRKVVATPSGLKRSPSASSISTMSSVASSVSAKPSRTGLLTETSSRYNRKISGTTALQEALKEKQQHIEQLMAERDMERAEVAKATGHVGEMEQEISLLRDDQEQMETKMDQLRALVEAADKDKVELLNQLEEERRKVEDLQFRVEEACITKGDLEVATVSERSRIMELERDLSLRTREVADLQLRLGTQQGSEDSNSTMSPLLEEINSLRDQLTSQEATQQEELAKYKEKLQAQEKTHSEAVAQLQATSVRLSGDNEQMQMRLSQAEKENADIIELWHSKLESAIASHQQAMEELKVSFSKGVGAQAEELVETKSALERLKLEHKLALEEAVSKHEADATVWTRETQALKAQLLSLTEDKERLEESLRSSVEKAEEQHLVEMEDALGKLHAAELRVKELEEKESVLAQQAQDKDRETKEQMAEMVALRSHVAQGNQELVTLKSQLEVVQSQGNNQGAKVSELSSQLEDRQQEILSLQQSLSTVQQEKDSLEQELGGLKEKLSESTDEQTKSAKTMQETLEKLSKKEEQCTSLTTESESLRSQLAGLERRLKAADEKLEQLSKDKSKLENDISDMMKASGDSSVQLTKMNEDLIQKERRLEELQSQLAEEKEKVAHLNEQLQQQQSHKEQELKETRDTHQSQISSLQEKIVNLEKTVKQGETTVEQLKASQEKSLSQTSELHVKEREVLQSQVDKLKQDLSSSKDKTQELEKLVTELQPYKEQAQATEASGKTAEALEQLTKEKASLIQEKNEAQSLLEELQSSKQEMETQLKKMREENSKYQEDLNVSKEQLCTETQRNKSLCQEIEELKEVDSVKTQSLQMLQDENNKLTQELDNSHKGQSDLVKLKDEHSKLKKQLKEFKQSESTLKEQYEKEKATLQQSIHKNSALISEKDQQVENLKSELAVLHGESASVQTLQGTIQALERDKADLLERVQRLEKDLAAGPDTINKSSGDAVLDQLREDKETAESQIEFLNSVIVDLQRKNEELKDKLEKLAAAALNGNNPSEMDNYDSRDKEPVKKKPPPRLFCDICDCFDLHDTEDCPTQMQMPDSPPHTTYHGNKGEERPYCDICEVFGHWTESCNDDQTF, from the exons ATGAGCACAGCCAAGCCCAGTGGGATCAAAGTGCCCAGCAAGATAGCTAAGCCACATGGGACCACAGCCCCCAAGACCAACCCCAGCATAG CGGGAGCTAAAGCTGCTGCGGCCGACAAATCAGCTGCAAGTGCCAGTGGAGGAGATGGCCAGAGTGCTGGGGAGAGCTTCCAGATTGGGGAGCGAGTATGGGTGAATGGAAATAAGCCAGGCTACATACAGTTTTTGGGAGAGACACAGTTTGCCCCAGGACAGTGGGCAGGGATTGTTTTAGATGAGCCAATTGGGAAGAATGATGGGTCGGTGGCAGGGGTGCGCTACTTCCAGTGTGAACCCCTGCGCGGAATATTTACCCGCCCATCCAAGTTGTCTCGCACAGAAGGGGAGGCTAATGGAACTCAGACGGCACCGCCCTCTCGCGCTGCATCGCCCACTCCTTCAGTCGGTAGTGTAGCCTCACATACACCCACCACAAAATCAACATTACCCTCAACTACCACAGCAACCAAGAAGGCCTCCTCCACTACACCAGCTACACCATCTTCCAACCTTGCACGGACAAACAGCGAATCTGTCTCCAACCTCTCAGAGACTGGCTCAGTCAAGAAGGGGGAAAGAGAACTGAAGATGGGTGACCGTGTGTTG GTTGGTGGTACCAAGGCAGGAGTGGTACGTTTCCTTGGAGAAACAGATTTTGCCAAAGGCGAGTGGTGCGGTGTGGAATTGGATGAGCCCTTAGGAAAGAATGATGGGGCAGTGGCAGGCACAAG ATATTTTCAGTGTCAACCCAAGTATGGCTTATTTGCTCCAGTGCACAAAGTCACACGTATTGGCTTCCCTTCCACCACGCCAGCCAAAGCGAAAACAACAGTTCGGAAAGTAGTGGCCACACCATCAGGGCTAAAACGAAGCCCTAGTGCTTCCTCCATCAGTACCATGAGCTCTGTGGCATCCTCTGTCAGCGCCAAGCCCAGCCGCACAGGCCTG CTGACAGAGACATCGTCGCGTTACAATCGTAAAATTTCAGGCACCACAGCTCTGCAAGAGGcactgaaggagaagcagcagcatatTGAGCAGCTAATGGCtgagagagacatggagagagcTGAGGTTGCCAAGGCCACTGGCCATGTTGGAGAGATGGAGCAAGAAATTAGCCTGCTCAGGGATGATCAGGAGCAG ATGGAGACTAAGATGGACCAGTTACGTGCCTTGGTAGAAgctgcagacaaagacaaagtcGAGCTGCTAaatcagctggaggaggagcgtAG AAAGGTGGAGGACCTTCAGTTCCGCGTAGAGGAAGCTTGCATTACCAAAGGAGACCTAGAG GTTGCTACTGTGTCAGAAAGATCCCGTATAATGGAGCTTGAGAGGGACCTTTCGCTGCGAACTAGAGAGGTAGCTGACCTGCAGCTGCGCCTTGGGACTCAGCAGGGCTCTGAGGACTCCAACTCTACTATGTCTCCCCTTTTGGAAGAGATAAACTCTCTGAGGGATCAGTTGACTTCCCAAGAAGCTACACAGCAAGAAGAACTTGCAAAATACAAGGAGAAGCTACAAGCTCAAGAGAAGACCCACAGTGAGGCAGTTGCCCAGCTTCAGGCTACATCTGTAAGGCTCTCTGGTGACAACGAACAGATGCAGATGCGCTTGAGCCAGGCtgagaaagaaaatgctgaCATTATTGAACTCTGGCATTCCAAGTTGGAGTCTGCCATTGCCTCTCATCAGCAAGccatggaggagctgaaggtATCCTTTAGTAAAGGTGTAGGTGCCCAGGCTGAAGAACTTGTCGAAACCAAAAGTGCACTAGAGAGGCTGAAGTTGGAGCACAAGTTGGCTCTAGAGGAGGCTGTATCCAAACATGAAGCCGACGCCACAGTTTGGACTCGGGAGACACAGGCATTGAAGGCACAGCTGTTGTCTTTGACTGAGGACAAGGAACGACTGGAGGAGTCGCTACGGTCCAGTGTTgaaaaagcagaggagcagcaccTTGTGGAGATGGAGGATGCTCTTGGAAAGCTTCATGCTGCCGAACTTCGGGTAAAGGAGCTTGAGGAGAAAGAATCAGTGTTGGCACAACAGGCCCAAGACAAGGACAGAGAAACCAAAGAGCAGATGGCAGAAATGGTGGCTCTCCGGAGCCATGTAGCACAAGGTAACCAGGAGCTTGTAACCCTGAAGAGTCAATTAGAGGTGGTTCAGAGCCAAGGAAACAACCAGGGTGCTAAG GTTAGTGAATTGAGCTCTCAGTTGGAGGACCGACAGCAGGAAATCCTCTCTTTACAGCAGAGTCTGAGCACCGTGCAGCAGGAGAAGGACTCCCTGGAACAGGAGCTTGGAGGCCTG AAAGAAAAGTTGTCTGAAAGCACAGATGAGCagacaaaatcagcaaaaactATGCAAG aaaCACTTGAGAAGCTCAGTAAGAAGGAAGAGCAGTGCACATCCCTGACCACAGAATCAGAGTCTTTAAGAAGTCAACTTGCTG GGCTGGAAAGGAGGCTGAAGGCTGCAGATGAAAAGCTTGAGCAACTTTCAAAGGACAAAAGCAAGTTGGAAAATGATATTTCAGACATGATGAAGGCATCCGGTGATAGTTCAGTACAGCTGACCAAAATGAATGAAGACCTCATACAGAAAGAAAG GAGGCTTGAGGAGTTACAGAGTCAGTTagcagaagagaaggagaaggtggCACACTTGAATGAACAGCTTCAGCAGCAACAGTCCCACAAAGAACAGGAGCTGAAAGAGACCAGAGATACACATCAGTCTCAAATAAGTAGCCTTCAGGAGAAGATTGTTAACTTG GAGAAGACTGTTAAACAGGGCGAGACCACggttgagcagctgaaagccTCACAAGAGAAATCCTTGTCTCAGACCTCCGAGCTCCATGTGAAGGAGCGTGAGGTGCTGCAGAGTCAGGTTGACAAGTTGAAGCAGGACCTCTCTTCCTCCAAGGACAAGACCCAGGAGCTGGAGAAATTGGTAACTGAGTTGCAGCCATACAAGGAACAGGCTCAG GCTACAGAGGCCTCTGGCAAGACTGCTGAGGCTCTCGAACAGCTGACAAAAGAGAAAGCCAGTTTGATACAGGAGAAGAACGAAGCCCAATCATTGCTGGAAGAGCTCCAGAGCTCCAAGCAGGAGATGGAGACCCAG CTTAAAAAAATGAGGGAAGAGAATTCCAAGTACCAAGAAGACCTGAATGTATCCAAAGAACAGCTTTGCACAGAAACTCAGAGGAATAAGAGTCTGTGCCAGGAAAT tgaGGAGCTTAAAGAAGTAGATTCTGTGAAGACGCAGTCCTTGCAGATGCTGCAAGATGAGAACAACAAGCTCACTCAGGAGCTTGATAACAGTCACAAAGGCCAGAGTGATCTTGTGAAG cTCAAGGATGAGcactcaaaactcaaaaaacagttgaaagaGTTTAAGCAAAG TGAGAGCACCTTGAAGGAGCAGTATGAGAAGGAGAAGGCCACTCTTCAACAGTCCATCCATAAAAACAGTGCCTTAATTTCAGAAAAGGACCAGCAGGTGGAAAACCTGAAGAGCGAG CTGGCTGTACTGCATGGGGAAAGTGCCTCAGTTCAGACACTGCAGGGTACAATTCAGGCCTTGGAGCGGGACAAGGCCGATCTACTGGAGCGTGTTCAGAGACTGGAGAAGGACCTGGCTGCCGGGCCTGACACCATTAACAAGTCCTCAG GTGATGCAGTTTTGGACCAACTAAGGGAGGATAAGGAGACTGCAGAGAGTCAG
- the clip1a gene encoding CAP-Gly domain-containing linker protein 1 isoform X1, whose translation MSTAKPSGIKVPSKIAKPHGTTAPKTNPSIAGAKAAAADKSAASASGGDGQSAGESFQIGERVWVNGNKPGYIQFLGETQFAPGQWAGIVLDEPIGKNDGSVAGVRYFQCEPLRGIFTRPSKLSRTEGEANGTQTAPPSRAASPTPSVGSVASHTPTTKSTLPSTTTATKKASSTTPATPSSNLARTNSESVSNLSETGSVKKGERELKMGDRVLVGGTKAGVVRFLGETDFAKGEWCGVELDEPLGKNDGAVAGTRYFQCQPKYGLFAPVHKVTRIGFPSTTPAKAKTTVRKVVATPSGLKRSPSASSISTMSSVASSVSAKPSRTGLLTETSSRYNRKISGTTALQEALKEKQQHIEQLMAERDMERAEVAKATGHVGEMEQEISLLRDDQEQMETKMDQLRALVEAADKDKVELLNQLEEERRKVEDLQFRVEEACITKGDLETQTRLEHAHIKELEQSLLFEKTKAEKLQRELEDTRVATVSERSRIMELERDLSLRTREVADLQLRLGTQQGSEDSNSTMSPLLEEINSLRDQLTSQEATQQEELAKYKEKLQAQEKTHSEAVAQLQATSVRLSGDNEQMQMRLSQAEKENADIIELWHSKLESAIASHQQAMEELKVSFSKGVGAQAEELVETKSALERLKLEHKLALEEAVSKHEADATVWTRETQALKAQLLSLTEDKERLEESLRSSVEKAEEQHLVEMEDALGKLHAAELRVKELEEKESVLAQQAQDKDRETKEQMAEMVALRSHVAQGNQELVTLKSQLEVVQSQGNNQGAKVSELSSQLEDRQQEILSLQQSLSTVQQEKDSLEQELGGLKEKLSESTDEQTKSAKTMQETLEKLSKKEEQCTSLTTESESLRSQLAGLERRLKAADEKLEQLSKDKSKLENDISDMMKASGDSSVQLTKMNEDLIQKERRLEELQSQLAEEKEKVAHLNEQLQQQQSHKEQELKETRDTHQSQISSLQEKIVNLEKTVKQGETTVEQLKASQEKSLSQTSELHVKEREVLQSQVDKLKQDLSSSKDKTQELEKLVTELQPYKEQAQATEASGKTAEALEQLTKEKASLIQEKNEAQSLLEELQSSKQEMETQLKKMREENSKYQEDLNVSKEQLCTETQRNKSLCQEIEELKEVDSVKTQSLQMLQDENNKLTQELDNSHKGQSDLVKLKDEHSKLKKQLKEFKQSESTLKEQYEKEKATLQQSIHKNSALISEKDQQVENLKSELAVLHGESASVQTLQGTIQALERDKADLLERVQRLEKDLAAGPDTINKSSGDAVLDQLREDKETAESQIEFLNSVIVDLQRKNEELKDKLEKLAAAALNGNNPSEMDNYDSRDKEPVKKKPPPRLFCDICDCFDLHDTEDCPTQMQMPDSPPHTTYHGNKGEERPYCDICEVFGHWTESCNDDQTF comes from the exons ATGAGCACAGCCAAGCCCAGTGGGATCAAAGTGCCCAGCAAGATAGCTAAGCCACATGGGACCACAGCCCCCAAGACCAACCCCAGCATAG CGGGAGCTAAAGCTGCTGCGGCCGACAAATCAGCTGCAAGTGCCAGTGGAGGAGATGGCCAGAGTGCTGGGGAGAGCTTCCAGATTGGGGAGCGAGTATGGGTGAATGGAAATAAGCCAGGCTACATACAGTTTTTGGGAGAGACACAGTTTGCCCCAGGACAGTGGGCAGGGATTGTTTTAGATGAGCCAATTGGGAAGAATGATGGGTCGGTGGCAGGGGTGCGCTACTTCCAGTGTGAACCCCTGCGCGGAATATTTACCCGCCCATCCAAGTTGTCTCGCACAGAAGGGGAGGCTAATGGAACTCAGACGGCACCGCCCTCTCGCGCTGCATCGCCCACTCCTTCAGTCGGTAGTGTAGCCTCACATACACCCACCACAAAATCAACATTACCCTCAACTACCACAGCAACCAAGAAGGCCTCCTCCACTACACCAGCTACACCATCTTCCAACCTTGCACGGACAAACAGCGAATCTGTCTCCAACCTCTCAGAGACTGGCTCAGTCAAGAAGGGGGAAAGAGAACTGAAGATGGGTGACCGTGTGTTG GTTGGTGGTACCAAGGCAGGAGTGGTACGTTTCCTTGGAGAAACAGATTTTGCCAAAGGCGAGTGGTGCGGTGTGGAATTGGATGAGCCCTTAGGAAAGAATGATGGGGCAGTGGCAGGCACAAG ATATTTTCAGTGTCAACCCAAGTATGGCTTATTTGCTCCAGTGCACAAAGTCACACGTATTGGCTTCCCTTCCACCACGCCAGCCAAAGCGAAAACAACAGTTCGGAAAGTAGTGGCCACACCATCAGGGCTAAAACGAAGCCCTAGTGCTTCCTCCATCAGTACCATGAGCTCTGTGGCATCCTCTGTCAGCGCCAAGCCCAGCCGCACAGGCCTG CTGACAGAGACATCGTCGCGTTACAATCGTAAAATTTCAGGCACCACAGCTCTGCAAGAGGcactgaaggagaagcagcagcatatTGAGCAGCTAATGGCtgagagagacatggagagagcTGAGGTTGCCAAGGCCACTGGCCATGTTGGAGAGATGGAGCAAGAAATTAGCCTGCTCAGGGATGATCAGGAGCAG ATGGAGACTAAGATGGACCAGTTACGTGCCTTGGTAGAAgctgcagacaaagacaaagtcGAGCTGCTAaatcagctggaggaggagcgtAG AAAGGTGGAGGACCTTCAGTTCCGCGTAGAGGAAGCTTGCATTACCAAAGGAGACCTAGAG ACGCAGACCAGACTGGAGCATGCCCACATTAAGGAGCTTGAACAGAGCCTGCTCTTTGAAAAGACCAAAGCTGAGAAACTCCAAAGAGAGTTAGAAGACACTAGG GTTGCTACTGTGTCAGAAAGATCCCGTATAATGGAGCTTGAGAGGGACCTTTCGCTGCGAACTAGAGAGGTAGCTGACCTGCAGCTGCGCCTTGGGACTCAGCAGGGCTCTGAGGACTCCAACTCTACTATGTCTCCCCTTTTGGAAGAGATAAACTCTCTGAGGGATCAGTTGACTTCCCAAGAAGCTACACAGCAAGAAGAACTTGCAAAATACAAGGAGAAGCTACAAGCTCAAGAGAAGACCCACAGTGAGGCAGTTGCCCAGCTTCAGGCTACATCTGTAAGGCTCTCTGGTGACAACGAACAGATGCAGATGCGCTTGAGCCAGGCtgagaaagaaaatgctgaCATTATTGAACTCTGGCATTCCAAGTTGGAGTCTGCCATTGCCTCTCATCAGCAAGccatggaggagctgaaggtATCCTTTAGTAAAGGTGTAGGTGCCCAGGCTGAAGAACTTGTCGAAACCAAAAGTGCACTAGAGAGGCTGAAGTTGGAGCACAAGTTGGCTCTAGAGGAGGCTGTATCCAAACATGAAGCCGACGCCACAGTTTGGACTCGGGAGACACAGGCATTGAAGGCACAGCTGTTGTCTTTGACTGAGGACAAGGAACGACTGGAGGAGTCGCTACGGTCCAGTGTTgaaaaagcagaggagcagcaccTTGTGGAGATGGAGGATGCTCTTGGAAAGCTTCATGCTGCCGAACTTCGGGTAAAGGAGCTTGAGGAGAAAGAATCAGTGTTGGCACAACAGGCCCAAGACAAGGACAGAGAAACCAAAGAGCAGATGGCAGAAATGGTGGCTCTCCGGAGCCATGTAGCACAAGGTAACCAGGAGCTTGTAACCCTGAAGAGTCAATTAGAGGTGGTTCAGAGCCAAGGAAACAACCAGGGTGCTAAG GTTAGTGAATTGAGCTCTCAGTTGGAGGACCGACAGCAGGAAATCCTCTCTTTACAGCAGAGTCTGAGCACCGTGCAGCAGGAGAAGGACTCCCTGGAACAGGAGCTTGGAGGCCTG AAAGAAAAGTTGTCTGAAAGCACAGATGAGCagacaaaatcagcaaaaactATGCAAG aaaCACTTGAGAAGCTCAGTAAGAAGGAAGAGCAGTGCACATCCCTGACCACAGAATCAGAGTCTTTAAGAAGTCAACTTGCTG GGCTGGAAAGGAGGCTGAAGGCTGCAGATGAAAAGCTTGAGCAACTTTCAAAGGACAAAAGCAAGTTGGAAAATGATATTTCAGACATGATGAAGGCATCCGGTGATAGTTCAGTACAGCTGACCAAAATGAATGAAGACCTCATACAGAAAGAAAG GAGGCTTGAGGAGTTACAGAGTCAGTTagcagaagagaaggagaaggtggCACACTTGAATGAACAGCTTCAGCAGCAACAGTCCCACAAAGAACAGGAGCTGAAAGAGACCAGAGATACACATCAGTCTCAAATAAGTAGCCTTCAGGAGAAGATTGTTAACTTG GAGAAGACTGTTAAACAGGGCGAGACCACggttgagcagctgaaagccTCACAAGAGAAATCCTTGTCTCAGACCTCCGAGCTCCATGTGAAGGAGCGTGAGGTGCTGCAGAGTCAGGTTGACAAGTTGAAGCAGGACCTCTCTTCCTCCAAGGACAAGACCCAGGAGCTGGAGAAATTGGTAACTGAGTTGCAGCCATACAAGGAACAGGCTCAG GCTACAGAGGCCTCTGGCAAGACTGCTGAGGCTCTCGAACAGCTGACAAAAGAGAAAGCCAGTTTGATACAGGAGAAGAACGAAGCCCAATCATTGCTGGAAGAGCTCCAGAGCTCCAAGCAGGAGATGGAGACCCAG CTTAAAAAAATGAGGGAAGAGAATTCCAAGTACCAAGAAGACCTGAATGTATCCAAAGAACAGCTTTGCACAGAAACTCAGAGGAATAAGAGTCTGTGCCAGGAAAT tgaGGAGCTTAAAGAAGTAGATTCTGTGAAGACGCAGTCCTTGCAGATGCTGCAAGATGAGAACAACAAGCTCACTCAGGAGCTTGATAACAGTCACAAAGGCCAGAGTGATCTTGTGAAG cTCAAGGATGAGcactcaaaactcaaaaaacagttgaaagaGTTTAAGCAAAG TGAGAGCACCTTGAAGGAGCAGTATGAGAAGGAGAAGGCCACTCTTCAACAGTCCATCCATAAAAACAGTGCCTTAATTTCAGAAAAGGACCAGCAGGTGGAAAACCTGAAGAGCGAG CTGGCTGTACTGCATGGGGAAAGTGCCTCAGTTCAGACACTGCAGGGTACAATTCAGGCCTTGGAGCGGGACAAGGCCGATCTACTGGAGCGTGTTCAGAGACTGGAGAAGGACCTGGCTGCCGGGCCTGACACCATTAACAAGTCCTCAG GTGATGCAGTTTTGGACCAACTAAGGGAGGATAAGGAGACTGCAGAGAGTCAG